A window from Pseudomonas sp. Tri1 encodes these proteins:
- a CDS encoding DUF1365 domain-containing protein, giving the protein MNSSLCRGWIDHRRHAPRVHAFRYPIGMLYLDLAEQDHVLGLSRLLRSWPLAPLCWRERDYLPARTRLGVPLVDAVREILTEALGTAPQGAIQLLTQPRSWGLSFNPVSFYFCHEADGRLSAILCEVRNTPWRERHHYVLPVRPGEPQAFRVAKAFHVSPFLPRDMDYRMRFRLQDSHIRVHMENWRDGHKVFEAHLALEREPLDGRSLRRHVLAFPWMSLRTVSAIYWQALRLLLKRTPLYTHQASQGDLSIGETAHKDPDHARTHPERY; this is encoded by the coding sequence TTGAACAGCAGCCTGTGTCGCGGCTGGATCGACCATCGGCGCCATGCACCGCGAGTCCACGCATTTCGTTATCCGATCGGCATGCTGTACCTGGACCTCGCCGAACAGGATCATGTGCTGGGTCTGTCACGCCTGCTGCGGTCATGGCCCCTGGCGCCGCTGTGCTGGCGCGAACGCGACTACCTGCCTGCGCGCACCCGCCTGGGTGTGCCCTTGGTCGACGCCGTGCGCGAGATCCTCACCGAAGCGCTGGGTACGGCTCCCCAAGGCGCGATCCAACTGCTGACCCAGCCACGTAGCTGGGGCCTGTCGTTCAACCCGGTGAGTTTCTATTTCTGCCACGAAGCCGACGGGCGCCTGTCGGCGATTCTCTGCGAAGTGCGCAACACCCCGTGGCGCGAGCGTCATCACTATGTGCTGCCGGTACGCCCTGGCGAGCCCCAGGCGTTCCGGGTGGCCAAGGCTTTCCATGTTTCACCGTTCCTGCCCCGGGACATGGATTACCGCATGCGCTTTCGGCTCCAGGACTCCCACATTCGCGTGCACATGGAGAACTGGCGCGACGGGCACAAGGTCTTCGAGGCCCACCTGGCGCTCGAGCGCGAGCCTCTCGATGGCCGGTCGTTGCGCCGCCATGTCCTGGCATTCCCATGGATGAGCCTGCGCACTGTCAGCGCCATCTACTGGCAGGCCTTGCGCCTGCTGCTCAAACGCACCCCTCTGTACACACACCAGGCAAGCCAAGGCGACCTGAGTATTGGTGAAACCGCCCACAAGGACCCCGACCATGCCCGAACCCACCCTGAGCGTTACTAA
- a CDS encoding cyclopropane-fatty-acyl-phospholipid synthase family protein — protein sequence MPEPTLSVTKASSFSPFNGGFFKQAVLGQLRRLRHGHLRLTVDGAPLSFGDLSSPLVAEVEILDAAAWGMVAGNGSIGAGEAYIRGYWRSADLTAVTRLFVANLEVLDAMDSGLARLSRPLMRGLHWLNRNNRKGSRRNIIAHYDLGNELFERLLDPTMMYSAALFESPEQSLEDAQLNKLERICRKLDLRPGDHLLEIGTGWGSLAIHAATHYGCKVTTTTLSDEQYRHALQRIETLGLQDRVHVLCKDYRDLHGRYDKLVSIEMIEAVGHRYLPEYFRCCAALLKDDGLMLLQSITIRDQRYTQARRSVDFIQRHVFPGGALPSLSILLSIASTRTQLNLLHLEDFGAHYARTLRHWHENLRQSRQVLLELGYDETFQRLWEFYLCYCEGGFQERAIGVAQLLFAGPAARPTALAEQRQAR from the coding sequence ATGCCCGAACCCACCCTGAGCGTTACTAAGGCCAGCAGCTTCTCCCCGTTCAACGGCGGCTTCTTCAAGCAGGCCGTGCTCGGCCAACTGCGCCGCCTGCGTCACGGCCATCTGCGCCTGACGGTCGATGGCGCGCCGTTGAGTTTCGGCGACCTGAGCAGTCCCTTGGTAGCCGAGGTCGAGATCCTCGACGCCGCCGCCTGGGGCATGGTCGCCGGTAACGGTTCCATCGGCGCCGGCGAGGCCTATATCCGGGGCTACTGGCGCAGCGCCGACCTGACCGCCGTGACACGCCTGTTTGTGGCCAACCTGGAAGTGCTCGACGCCATGGACAGCGGCCTGGCCCGCCTCAGTCGCCCCCTGATGCGCGGCTTGCACTGGCTCAACCGCAACAATCGAAAAGGCTCGCGGCGCAATATCATCGCTCACTACGACTTGGGTAATGAGCTGTTCGAGCGACTGCTCGACCCCACTATGATGTATTCGGCCGCACTGTTCGAAAGCCCGGAGCAAAGCCTGGAAGACGCCCAGCTCAACAAGCTTGAACGCATCTGCCGCAAGCTCGATCTGCGCCCAGGCGACCATTTGCTGGAAATCGGTACGGGCTGGGGCAGCCTCGCCATCCATGCAGCCACTCACTACGGTTGCAAGGTGACCACCACGACCTTGTCCGACGAGCAATACCGCCACGCGCTGCAGCGCATCGAGACGCTGGGTCTGCAGGACCGCGTGCACGTGCTGTGCAAGGACTATCGTGACTTGCATGGGCGCTACGACAAGTTGGTGTCCATCGAAATGATCGAAGCCGTCGGGCATCGATACCTGCCTGAGTATTTCCGCTGCTGCGCCGCGTTGCTCAAGGATGACGGCCTGATGCTGCTGCAATCGATCACCATCCGCGACCAGCGCTACACCCAGGCCCGACGTTCGGTGGATTTTATCCAGCGCCATGTTTTCCCCGGCGGCGCACTGCCGTCGCTGTCGATTCTGTTGAGCATCGCCAGCACGCGGACGCAACTCAACCTGCTGCACCTTGAGGATTTCGGTGCGCACTACGCCCGTACGCTGCGACACTGGCATGAGAATCTGCGCCAATCGCGCCAGGTTTTGTTGGAGCTGGGCTACGACGAAACCTTCCAGCGCCTGTGGGAATTCTACCTGTGCTACTGCGAAGGGGGATTCCAGGAGCGTGCCATCGGCGTTGCCCAGTTGCTGTTCGCCGGCCCCGCTGCCCGCCCGACGGCCCTGGCGGAACAACGGCAGGCCCGATGA
- a CDS encoding DUF2878 domain-containing protein, protein MNRIGLLINALWLQLGWWGCVAGAHQPGWLLVVICGLLAHLAFSPTPKSEFYAVTSVGLCGMLLDWSLGAQGLFVFKQSPLPLWLALLWLVFATGLRHSLAWAIRPVWRGALAGMVGGPLAYCVGAPLAGVTLPLGVLGTALVLAPLWGLWLPLALRLAESR, encoded by the coding sequence ATGAACCGCATCGGCCTGCTGATCAACGCACTCTGGCTGCAACTGGGCTGGTGGGGATGCGTGGCTGGCGCCCACCAGCCAGGCTGGCTGCTGGTGGTAATCTGTGGCCTGCTCGCTCACCTAGCATTCAGCCCGACGCCCAAGTCCGAGTTCTATGCGGTGACCAGCGTTGGCCTCTGCGGCATGTTGCTGGACTGGAGCCTGGGCGCACAGGGCCTGTTCGTGTTCAAGCAGAGCCCGTTGCCACTTTGGCTGGCCCTGCTCTGGCTGGTCTTCGCCACGGGCTTGCGGCATAGCCTGGCCTGGGCCATACGGCCGGTCTGGCGCGGTGCGCTGGCAGGCATGGTGGGTGGTCCGCTGGCCTATTGCGTGGGAGCACCATTGGCCGGGGTTACGCTGCCCCTTGGCGTACTCGGAACCGCGTTGGTCTTGGCCCCTCTCTGGGGGTTATGGCTACCACTGGCGTTGCGCCTGGCTGAATCGCGCTGA
- a CDS encoding DUF3833 domain-containing protein: MKHFLLALLLMLGLTSCGNVNVERYADQQPRLDLAQFFSKPVKAWGIYQKRSGEVIKRFVVEISSRHEGDRLILDERFLYSDGTRQRRVWTLTPVGPGLWRGRADDVIGEAQGEVAGNALRWRYRLNLPVDGSTYEVTFDDWMYLMDEDTLINRSSMSKLGVELGQVTLFFRRQAGSTP; the protein is encoded by the coding sequence GTGAAGCATTTTCTGCTGGCATTGCTGCTGATGCTGGGCCTGACCAGTTGCGGGAATGTGAATGTCGAACGTTATGCCGACCAGCAACCACGACTGGATCTGGCGCAGTTTTTCAGCAAGCCCGTCAAGGCCTGGGGCATCTATCAAAAGCGTTCGGGTGAAGTGATCAAGCGTTTTGTGGTGGAGATTTCCAGCCGCCACGAGGGTGATCGACTGATCCTGGATGAGCGTTTCCTCTACAGCGACGGCACTCGCCAGCGGCGGGTCTGGACGTTGACGCCTGTTGGGCCAGGGCTTTGGCGCGGTCGTGCGGACGACGTGATCGGCGAGGCGCAGGGAGAAGTGGCTGGCAATGCTCTACGTTGGCGTTATCGGCTGAACCTGCCGGTCGACGGTTCGACCTATGAAGTCACTTTCGATGACTGGATGTACCTGATGGATGAAGACACGCTGATCAACCGTTCCAGCATGAGCAAGCTCGGTGTCGAGCTGGGCCAGGTGACCCTGTTTTTCCGGCGTCAGGCCGGGAGTACGCCATGA
- a CDS encoding chalcone isomerase family protein: MSTLYCTQTLSDWRGVLPGTRLVGQADFDWYGFDIYQARLWSAAAVPSLETAFALELSYRRVIGKEALVQTSLKEMQRLNGAPLDVKRRDEWAGQMRRAFIDVKPGSRITGVYLPGQGCHFYVGEKLSLVVADPLFARAFFAIWLDPRTREPILRNQLLGIQSSSEGRENQ, from the coding sequence ATGTCTACGCTTTATTGCACTCAAACCTTGTCGGACTGGCGCGGCGTTTTGCCAGGCACGCGCCTGGTCGGGCAAGCCGATTTCGACTGGTACGGGTTCGACATCTACCAGGCCAGGCTCTGGAGTGCGGCCGCTGTGCCAAGCCTGGAAACGGCGTTTGCCCTGGAACTCAGTTACCGGCGCGTCATCGGTAAAGAGGCTTTGGTCCAAACGAGCCTGAAGGAAATGCAGCGCCTCAACGGGGCGCCCCTGGACGTCAAGCGCCGGGACGAATGGGCCGGTCAAATGCGCCGTGCTTTTATTGATGTGAAGCCTGGAAGCCGTATCACTGGCGTGTATCTACCGGGGCAGGGCTGTCATTTCTATGTGGGTGAAAAGCTGTCTCTTGTGGTCGCAGACCCACTGTTTGCCCGGGCATTTTTTGCTATCTGGCTCGATCCTCGAACTCGAGAACCCATTCTTAGGAATCAATTACTTGGAATCCAGAGTTCAAGTGAAGGGAGAGAGAATCAGTGA
- a CDS encoding LacI family DNA-binding transcriptional regulator has protein sequence MSEKPRRKLRPTMADVAREAGVSLSTVDRVLNLRADVRADTAQRIAAAAARLGFHAKGVIEQRVLNDRPTLRLGFLLQKSGVPFYQGLAHALSNAAATCTRARIRVVIGYLDDLDPITVAQRISSLRDQVDGLGVVAVDHPRVREAVAQLRETGVSVVALLSELSSATGTGYVGLDNRLTGRTAGWFVSRLAGQPGPVAVMLSSQRFQCQELCELSFRSYLAEHSSEWELLASRLTLEDDEFAYGNTLDLLTAEPDLVGLYVAGGGIAGVLRALRDLKDRQLRLPIVVCHDLTPLTRDALKTGLVQAVLSHPVAAMAEQAVEALVEAATATPPGSASRRVVPLQIDVSESI, from the coding sequence ATGTCAGAAAAACCACGTCGTAAGCTGCGGCCCACGATGGCCGATGTCGCTCGGGAAGCCGGAGTCAGCCTGTCCACCGTCGACCGGGTGCTGAACCTGCGCGCTGACGTGCGCGCCGACACCGCCCAGCGCATCGCCGCGGCTGCCGCGCGGTTGGGGTTTCATGCCAAGGGCGTTATCGAACAGCGGGTGCTCAATGACCGCCCGACCTTGCGGCTTGGCTTCCTGTTGCAGAAAAGCGGCGTGCCTTTTTACCAAGGCCTTGCCCACGCGTTGTCGAATGCCGCCGCAACGTGCACGCGAGCGCGGATTCGGGTGGTCATCGGCTATCTGGATGACCTCGACCCGATCACCGTGGCGCAGCGCATCTCGTCCTTGCGCGATCAAGTGGACGGCCTGGGCGTGGTGGCGGTGGACCATCCCAGGGTGCGCGAGGCGGTCGCACAACTGCGCGAGACGGGTGTTTCGGTGGTGGCACTGCTGTCCGAGCTGTCCAGCGCTACCGGCACAGGTTATGTCGGGTTGGACAACCGGCTCACCGGGCGCACGGCAGGCTGGTTCGTCAGTCGCCTCGCCGGCCAGCCTGGCCCGGTGGCGGTCATGCTCAGCAGCCAGCGTTTCCAGTGCCAGGAGTTGTGTGAACTGAGCTTTCGCAGTTATCTGGCGGAGCACTCCAGTGAATGGGAACTGCTCGCCTCGCGCCTGACGCTGGAGGACGATGAGTTCGCCTATGGCAACACGTTGGACCTGCTCACGGCAGAACCTGATCTTGTCGGGCTTTATGTGGCTGGAGGTGGCATAGCGGGGGTGTTGCGGGCTTTGCGCGATCTCAAGGACCGACAGCTGCGCTTGCCCATCGTGGTGTGCCATGACCTGACGCCACTGACGCGTGACGCGTTGAAGACGGGGCTGGTCCAGGCGGTGCTGTCGCATCCTGTCGCGGCCATGGCCGAACAAGCGGTTGAAGCACTGGTCGAGGCAGCAACAGCCACGCCGCCAGGCTCGGCGTCAAGGCGGGTGGTGCCACTTCAGATCGATGTCTCGGAAAGCATATAG